The sequence CGCGAGCTGGTCGAGGCCGTGCGCGCCACCGGGACCCCCGTGGTCGTGGTGCTGCTCACCGGCCGGCCGTACGCGGTGGCGTGGGCTCTGGAGGGTGCGTCCGCTCCGGCCGCCGTGCTCCAGGCGTTCTTCCCGGGCGAGGAGGGCGGATCCGCGATCGCGGGCGTGCTCTCCGGCCGGGTGTCGCCGTCGGGCCGCCTGCCCGTGTCGCTCCCGCGGTCCGCGGGCGCGCAGCCGTTCTCGTACCTGCACCCGATCCTCGGGGGCCCGTCGGAGGTGACGAGCGCGGATCCCACGCCCGTCCTCCCGTTCGGGCACGGCCTGTCGTACACGACGTTCGCGCGGAGCGACCTGTCCGTGGAGTCGGCCGAGGTCCAGGCGGGGGAGGCGTTCACGGCGACCGTCGTGGTCCGCAACACGGGCGACCGCGACGGCACCGACGTCGTGCAGCTGTACGCGCGCGACGTGCAGGGCAGCGTCACGCGCCCCGTCGCGCAGCTGCTCGGCTACCTGCGGCTGGACCTGGCCGCCGGCGAGTCCGCGCGCGTCACGTTCCGGGTGCCCACCACCCGCCTCGCCCTCACCGACCTGCGGTACCGCCGCATCGTCGAGCCGGGCGCGGTCGAGCTGTGGGTCGGGCCGTCGAGCGCGGTGAAGGAGACGGAAGCGGCGATCCGGATCACCGGATCCGCGCACCACGTGACCGTCCAGGACGAGCGGTACGTCGCCACGTCGGTGGAGCCGGTCGCGGCGCGGGTGCTCGAGCCGAGCTGATCCCGGCCGCACGACGGAGCCCCGGCGCCGCGTCCTCGAGACGCGGCGGCCGGGGCTCCGTCGTGCGCGGCAGCCGCGGGTCAGGCGCGCGCGAGGTGGTCGCGCACGCTCTCCGGCTCGCGACCGAGGAGCTCGGCGAGCAGCGGATCCGTGCCCGCGAAGAAGCCGCCGGCCGCCGCGAGCGGCAGGGTGATCAGGAAGCGCGCGACGGTCTCGGGCGTGCCCGCCTGGACGAGCCCGGCGATCCAGTCCTCGGGGTCCACGAGCTCGAGGCGCACCTCGCGGCCGGCGACCTCGGACGCCTGCTCGGCGACCTCGGCCATGGTCGGCGCGGCGCTCGCGGTGAGGGTGACCGGGCCGTCGAGCGGCGCGTCGGCGAGCAGGATCCGCGCGGCGCCCTCGGCGGCGTCGGCGCGCGACGTCCAGGAGACCGGGCCGTCGGCGGGCACGCGGATCACGCCGGTCTCGCGCCACGCCCCGAGCAGCAGGTCGACGCTGTGCAGGTAGAAGCCGTTGCGGAGCGCGGTCCACGGGACGCCGGAGCCCGCGAGGATGCGCTCGGTCGCGACGTGGTCCCGCCCGGGGCCGAACGGCGAGTCCTCGGCGGCGCCCTGGTGGCTCGTGTAGAGGATCCGGCCGACGCCCGCCTCGACCGCCGCCTCGACGGCCGTGCGGTGGAGAGCCACGGCGTCGGCGTGCGGGTCGCTGGAGGAGACGAGCAGGAGCTGGTCGGCGCCCGCGAAGGCGGCGGGCAGCGAGGCGGGATCGGCGTAGTCGCCGCGGCGGACCTCGACGCCCCGGTCGGCGAAGGACCGCGCCCTCTCGGGATCGCGGGCGACGACCACGAGCTCGGTGGCGGGGATCCGCTCGAGCAGGTGCTCGGCGGTGGCGCCGTTCAGCGCGCCGGTGGCTCCGGTGATGGTGATCATGGATCTGCCTCTCGTGGTAGCGGTGATAACAGGATAACCGTAGCACGGGAAGCAGTCCGCTAACACCCGTGCGTTATCGTCGTTCCATGACCGCCGAGACCCCCGCCCCGGCCGACCCGCGCGCCGGGACCCGTGACCGCATCGTCGACGTCGCCGCCGACCTGCTGCGCTCCGAGGGACGCGCCGCCGTCACCACGCGCGCGGTCGCCGAGGCCGCGAGCGTCCAGGCGCCGACGATCTACCGGCTCTTCGGCGACAAGGAGGGCCTCCTCGACGCCGTCGCCGAGACCGAGATGACCCGCTTCGCCGCGCGCAAGTCCGTCGTGATCCGCGCCGCCGCCGAGGGCGCGGTGGACGCGGTCGACGACCTCCGCGCGGGATGGGACGCCACGATCGCGTTCGCCCTCGACAACCCCGAGCTGTACGCGCTGATGAGCGACCCCGCCCGCGGCCCGGGTTCGCCCGCCGCGCGCGCGGGTGTCGCGCTGCTCGAGGAGCGCGTGCACCGCGTCGCGCTCGCCGGGCGCCTGCGCGTCGCCGAGCCGCTCGCGGTCGAGCTGATCCACGCGGCCGCCACGGGCGCGCTCCTGACGACCATCCGCCGCCCGGCCGCGGAGCGCGACCACGCGCTGCTCGACGCCATCTGGGAGGCGGTGCAGGAGCGGATCCTCACGCCCCCGGCACGCGGCCGCACCCGTCGCGAGCCCGGCCTCGTCGAGCGCGCCGTCGCCCTCCGCGCCCACGTGGCCGACGCGGAGAGCCTCACCGTGGGCGAGCGATCGCTCCTCGCGGAGTGGCTCGACCGGATCGCCGCAGCGCGCTGACCCGGACCCGCCCGGCCGGACCCGTCAGGCCCCCGCCACCTCCACGGGCGCCGTCGTCAGCGCCTGCAGCCCCGTGACGCGCAGCAGGTCGAGCCGCGCCTCATCCGTGCTGCCCCGCTCCGCCGTGTAGACGACGATGCGGAGGTCGCTGCCCGGCACCGAGAGGGTGTCGCAGTCGATGGTGATGGGGCCGACCGGCGTATGCGTCACGGTCTTCCGGCTCGACCGGTGCTCGGCGACGCGCGCCTCGCTCCAGCGGCGCTCGAAGTCGGGCACCTCGGCGCGCAGCCGGGCGACGAGCCGGGCGAGCGCGCGATCCGCCGGGTAGCGGCCGACGGCCGTGCGGAGGTCGGCCGCGAGGTCGCGCGCGAACTCCTCCTCGTGCACGGCGTCGAAGTCGGTGCCCGCGTGGCCCTGGGTGAAGTAGGTCCAGACGAGGTTCCGGTCCCAGCCGGTGCGCGTCGACGGATCCCCGTTGAGCGCCGCCCAGAGCGGGTTCCAGAGCAGCATGTCGTGCGTCGCCGTGAACACCGCGATGGGCACGTCGCCCAGCCGGTCGACGATCCGGTGGACCCCCGGCGTGATGTGCCGCGGCACCTCGTCGCGGCCGGGCGGGGCGACGCCCGCGACCCGGTGGAGGTGGTCGCGCTCGTCCTCGGTGAGGCGGAGCGCCCGGGCGAGCGCGCCGAGCATCTGCGGCGACGGGTTCACCGACCGGCCCTGCTCGAGCCGCACGACGTAGTCGACGCTCACGCCCGCGAGCGCGGCGAGCTCCTCGCGGCGGAGGCCCGCGGTGCGCCGGTGGGGTCCCGCGGGCAGGCCGACGTCGGCCGGCTGCACGCGCTCGCGCCAGGAGCGGAGCACGCTCGCGAATTCGGTCATGTCCCCATCCTCCGCGCTGGTGGGCGGATCAGCCTGGTACCGCCGGTCCTCCCGTCGACCGGTGCCTGGGCGACGCGGCGAGCGGGGCGCAGGCTCGACCCATGACCACCACACTGATCACCGGATCCAACCGCAGCCTCGGACTCGAGACCGCCCGCCGCCTCATCGAGGCCGGCCACACCGTCTACGCCGGCATGCGCGACACCGCCGACGGCGACGCCGCCCGCGCCCTCGGCGCCCGCCCCGTGCAGCTCGACGTCGACGACCAGGCGAGCGTCGACCGCGCCCTGGCGTCGCTGCCCGAGCTGGACGTGCTCGTCAACAACGCCGGCGTGCTCGGCACCTCGCAGGGCGTCGACGACCTCACCCCCGAGGCGATGGCGGCCGTGCTGCAGACCAACGTCGTCGGGATCGTCCGGGTGACGCAGGCGGCCCTGCCGCTGCTGCGCGCCTCCGCCGCTCCCGTGATCGTCAACGTCGCCTCGGGCGTCGGCTGGCCGCGCGCCCTCCGGGGCGACGGCACCGACGAGAGCCACGTCATGACGATCCCCTACGCGACGTCGAAGGCCGCCGTGATCACCGCGACCGTGCAGTACGCCAAGAACCTGCCGGGCTTCCGCGTCAACGCCACCGACCCCGGCTACACGGCCACCGACTTCAACGGGAACACCGGCCACCAGACGGTGACCGAGGGCACCGACGCGACCGTCGCGATGGCGCTCGTGGGGCCCGACGGGCCGACGGGCGAGTTCCACAGCCGGCACGGGCGGATCGAGTACTGACGCCGGGGGGGGGCTGGCGACGGATCCGCCTCCCGCGGTCGTGCCGCTCCCCGGTAGCGTCGGATCGTGACCTGGCCCGCGCTCCACATCACCCGTTCCGTCGACGCCGACGTGGCCTCGGTCGTCGCCGTCGCGGGGGATCCGGCCAGGCTGCCGGAGTGGGCGGCGGGTGTGAGCAGCGGGATCCGGCTGGAGGGCGGGCGCTGGTTGTCGGACTCGCCCATGGGCGCGATCGAGATCGCGTTCACGGGCCCGCGCGAGCTCGGGATCCTCGACCACGACGTGACGCTCCCCGACGGCACCGTGGTCCGCAACCCGCTGCGCGTCCTCCCGAACGACGACGGCAGCGAGGTCGTCTTCACCCTGTTCCGCCGGCCGGGCACGACCGACGTCGCGCTCGCGGAGGACGCGGCCCTCGTCGCGGATGACCTCGACCGGCTCGCGGCGCTGGTCGCGCGCGGCTGAGGTCAGGTGCTCTCGGCGCTCTCTTCACGGCGACGCCCGCGCCACGCGCCGACCTCCGCGACGGCGATCCGCATCCCCGCCAGCACCCCGAGCGCCACGGCCGTCAGCACGACGAGCGGCGGCAGCGCGAAACCGAGGCCGACGACCCAGCGGTCCATTCCGAGCGCGGGCCAGCGCATGTCCTGCCACCGATCCGCGAGGAGCAGCAGCACCCCGAGGGCGACGAGCTCGACCGCCAGCACCCCGATCGTGATCCGCGTCGCGAGCCTCATGCCGTCCCCAGCCGTGTGCCGAGCCGCCACCCTCGCACGGTTCCCTCGACCGGGGAAGACCTGCGCCCCCGCCTGCCGCCGCGCCACACTGGATCCATGAGCACCGCCGCCGACGCCCTCGCCCGCCTCGTCGAGGGCATCGACCGCGAGCGGCTGGGCGCGTACGGGGCGGTCGTGCGGATCGGCGACGACGAGGTGGCGCACCGCTGGCGCAGCGACGACCGCGAGAACCTCTACTCGGTGTCGAAGGGCGTGTGCGCGCTCGCCGTCGGCATGGCGGTCGATGCGGGGATCCTCGTCCTCGACACCCGTGTGCCCGAGCTGCTGCCCGAGCTCGACCTCGGCGCGGGCGTGGACGAGGTCACCGTCGAGCACCTCCTCACCATGACCAGCGGCATCGACCTCGCCTGGTTCGGCGACGAGCCCGTCCCCGGCCCCGACCTCGCCCAGGCCATGCTCGGCCGGCCGAGCCGCGGCCGCGTCTTCCAGTACAGCGACGCGAGCCCCTACGTCGCCATGCGGATGCTCGCCGCCGCGGTCGGCGACGTCCGCGACTGGCTCCTCCCGCGCCTCTTCACCCCGCTCGGCATCGGCAACCCGCAGTGGCACCGCTGCCCGCTCGGCTTCGTCGTGGGCGGCAGCGGCCTGGAGCTGCGCACCGGCGAGCTCGCGCGCATCGGCCGGCTGCTGCGCGACCGCGGCGCGTGGGAGGGCCGGCAGCTCGTGAGCGCGGAATGGGTCGACCGGATGCACGGATCCTGGGTCGAGACCGGCGCCGACCCGCAGTCCCCCTTCGCCCGCTACGGCCTCGCGACCTGGGACAGCCCGGGCGACGCCTGGCGCATCGACGGCCGCTACGGCCAGTACGTGCTGGTCGACGGATCCCGCGACGCGGTCGTCACCATCACGGCCCACGAGGAGGAGCGCGACCACCGGCTCGCGGAGCTGGCGGTCGAGGCCGTGGCGGACGCGGCGTCCGTCGTCGGCTGAGCTCCCGCGTCAGCCGACCGGCGCCGCCAGCGGATCCGGCTCCCGGCGCGTCCGCCCCGCGTCGCTCACCACCGCGAAGCCCTCGCGCGCCCAGTACTCGTACCCGCCGATCAGCTCCTGCACGCGCGTGTAGCCGAGCGTCGCGAGGGTGAGGGCGGCGCGCGTGCTGCCGTTGCAGCCGGGTCCCCAGCAGTAGACGACGATGCGGGCATCGCGGTCGGGCAGCTCGTCGGCGGCGCGCAAGGCCAGCTCCTGGCCGGGGATGTGGACGGCTCCGGGGATCCGCCCCTGCGCCCACGACGCGTCCGAGCGCACGTCGACCACGAGCGGCGCGGCGCCGCTCGCCCGGTCGGCGGCGAGGTCGGCGGGGTCGGTCTCGTAGGTCAGCTTGGCGGCGAGGAAGTCGGTCGCGGAGAGGCTCGTCTGCATGCCTCCATCGAAGCGGTCACGCCCGACGGCGAGGAAGGGCCGTCGCGCGGCATCGGGGCCGTCGCGCCGCGGATCGCCCGGTAGGTTCGGCCGCATGCCGACGAATCCGCCGCTGACCCTCGACGCCACCGACCACGCGATCATCGCCGAGCTGCAGGGCGACGGCCGGATGAGCGTCGCGCAGCTGGGCCGGGCCGTCTCGCTCTCGGCCAGCGCGACCGCCGAGCGGGTGCGCCGGCTCACGGAGGGCGGCATCATCACGGGGTACTCCATCACG is a genomic window of Clavibacter capsici containing:
- a CDS encoding SDR family oxidoreductase, with translation MITITGATGALNGATAEHLLERIPATELVVVARDPERARSFADRGVEVRRGDYADPASLPAAFAGADQLLLVSSSDPHADAVALHRTAVEAAVEAGVGRILYTSHQGAAEDSPFGPGRDHVATERILAGSGVPWTALRNGFYLHSVDLLLGAWRETGVIRVPADGPVSWTSRADAAEGAARILLADAPLDGPVTLTASAAPTMAEVAEQASEVAGREVRLELVDPEDWIAGLVQAGTPETVARFLITLPLAAAGGFFAGTDPLLAELLGREPESVRDHLARA
- a CDS encoding TetR/AcrR family transcriptional regulator, which gives rise to MTAETPAPADPRAGTRDRIVDVAADLLRSEGRAAVTTRAVAEAASVQAPTIYRLFGDKEGLLDAVAETEMTRFAARKSVVIRAAAEGAVDAVDDLRAGWDATIAFALDNPELYALMSDPARGPGSPAARAGVALLEERVHRVALAGRLRVAEPLAVELIHAAATGALLTTIRRPAAERDHALLDAIWEAVQERILTPPARGRTRREPGLVERAVALRAHVADAESLTVGERSLLAEWLDRIAAAR
- a CDS encoding helix-turn-helix transcriptional regulator, producing the protein MTEFASVLRSWRERVQPADVGLPAGPHRRTAGLRREELAALAGVSVDYVVRLEQGRSVNPSPQMLGALARALRLTEDERDHLHRVAGVAPPGRDEVPRHITPGVHRIVDRLGDVPIAVFTATHDMLLWNPLWAALNGDPSTRTGWDRNLVWTYFTQGHAGTDFDAVHEEEFARDLAADLRTAVGRYPADRALARLVARLRAEVPDFERRWSEARVAEHRSSRKTVTHTPVGPITIDCDTLSVPGSDLRIVVYTAERGSTDEARLDLLRVTGLQALTTAPVEVAGA
- a CDS encoding SDR family NAD(P)-dependent oxidoreductase; the protein is MTTTLITGSNRSLGLETARRLIEAGHTVYAGMRDTADGDAARALGARPVQLDVDDQASVDRALASLPELDVLVNNAGVLGTSQGVDDLTPEAMAAVLQTNVVGIVRVTQAALPLLRASAAPVIVNVASGVGWPRALRGDGTDESHVMTIPYATSKAAVITATVQYAKNLPGFRVNATDPGYTATDFNGNTGHQTVTEGTDATVAMALVGPDGPTGEFHSRHGRIEY
- a CDS encoding polyketide cyclase, with the protein product MTWPALHITRSVDADVASVVAVAGDPARLPEWAAGVSSGIRLEGGRWLSDSPMGAIEIAFTGPRELGILDHDVTLPDGTVVRNPLRVLPNDDGSEVVFTLFRRPGTTDVALAEDAALVADDLDRLAALVARG
- a CDS encoding serine hydrolase domain-containing protein, whose product is MSTAADALARLVEGIDRERLGAYGAVVRIGDDEVAHRWRSDDRENLYSVSKGVCALAVGMAVDAGILVLDTRVPELLPELDLGAGVDEVTVEHLLTMTSGIDLAWFGDEPVPGPDLAQAMLGRPSRGRVFQYSDASPYVAMRMLAAAVGDVRDWLLPRLFTPLGIGNPQWHRCPLGFVVGGSGLELRTGELARIGRLLRDRGAWEGRQLVSAEWVDRMHGSWVETGADPQSPFARYGLATWDSPGDAWRIDGRYGQYVLVDGSRDAVVTITAHEEERDHRLAELAVEAVADAASVVG
- a CDS encoding rhodanese-like domain-containing protein, whose amino-acid sequence is MQTSLSATDFLAAKLTYETDPADLAADRASGAAPLVVDVRSDASWAQGRIPGAVHIPGQELALRAADELPDRDARIVVYCWGPGCNGSTRAALTLATLGYTRVQELIGGYEYWAREGFAVVSDAGRTRREPDPLAAPVG